From Electrophorus electricus isolate fEleEle1 chromosome 8, fEleEle1.pri, whole genome shotgun sequence, the proteins below share one genomic window:
- the rmdn3 gene encoding regulator of microtubule dynamics protein 3: MSSLGRGGLIGLGVGVTVSTGLVAFLIIREVLRRRNRRLELNPGSFGASCAVLDGRVPLARDSGTLAAALRGLTPEQHTELADTLDEVMMSVASLRHEVAELRTGLRGIASTIIEDVRKGVEESQRSRRRRHILPRERSDSMSSSSIYFTASNGTSSRYCDSEAEYLTAYSNAESDYTDRETDRETDREGDREEDDGQDTDEEEEQSNATVLTLRQDDSQPEEDDADEEGAMAASMMQVLSPELALLLTQSDLLHGGDSAKKAEGFCLLRENRPLYGDSVEFLWRLARAYNDMCDIVEDKGERRIYADQGRDEAEAALHRNGLNAECHKWFAILLGQSQSESIHGKLKSSHILKEHLDRALVLQNDDPLCFYLLGRWCFEVSSLTWVEKKAATALYETPPTSSLNEALENFLKAEELKPGFSRTVRLYIAKCHKELGNHSEARRWAQLALTMPANSPQETGISLLEEELQALIDSTVDLLL; encoded by the exons ATGAGTTCACTGGGTAGAGGCGGTCTGATCGGACTCGGCGTCGGGGTCACTGTCAGCACCGGGCTGGTCGCGTTTCTGATCATCAGAGAGGTGCTAAGAAGACGAAACCGGCGGCTCGAGCTGAACCCCGGCTCGTTTGGCGCGAGCTGCGCGGTTCTGGACGGACGCGTGCCCTTGGCGCGAG actCCGGGACCCTGGCAGCTGCACTGCGTGGCCTGACCCCCGAGCAGCACACAGAGTTGGCAGACACCCTGGATGAGGTGATGATGAGTGTGGCCAGCCTCCGTCACGAAGTCGCAGAGCTTCGCACTGGCCTGAGAGGTATCGCCAGCACCATCATCGAGGACGTCAG GAAGGGAGTGGAAGAGAGCCAGAGGTCTCGCCGACGTCGTCATATCCTGCCAAGGGAGCGCTCTGACTCGATGAGCTCAAGTTCTATCTACTTCACTGCCAGCAATGGGACATCCAGTCGCTATTGCGACAGTGAAGCAGA ATACTTGACGGCGTACTCCAACGCTGAATCGGATTACACTGACCGGGAGACAGACCGGGAGACGGATAGAGAGGGtgacagagaggaagatgatggcCAAGACacagatgaggaagaggagcagagcaaTGCAACAGTGCTCACACTCAGACAGGATGATTCGCAGCCTGAGGAAGACGATGCAGATGAGGAAGGAGCGATGGCGGCATCCATGATGCAGGTGCTGAGTCCGGAGCTCGCCCTGCTGCTGACGCAGAGTGACCTGTTACACGGTGGGGATTCTGCGAAGAAGGCCGAGGGGTTCTGTCTGCTGAGGGAGAACAGGCCCCTG tatGGTGATAGTGTGGAGTTTCTTTGGAGACTAGCCCGAGCCTACAATGATATGTGTGACATTGTGGAGGATAAGGGAGAGAGGCGGATTTATGCAGAccaag GGCGTGATGAGGCAGAGGCGGCACTTCACAGGAATGGACTTAATGCTGAGTGTCAtaaatg GTTCGCCATTCTGCTTGGCCAGTCTCAGTCTGAGAGCATACATGGTAAACTAAAGAGCAGTCATATCTTAAAG GAGCACCTGGACCGGGCCCTAGTCCTCCAGAATGACGACCCGCTCTGTTTCTACCTGCTGGGCCGCTGGTGCTTTGAG GTGAGCAGTCTGACCTGGGTGGAGAAGAAGGCTGCTACTGCCCTGTACGAGACCCCTCCCACCTCTTCTCTAAATGAAGCATTGGAGAACTTCCTAAAG GCTGAAGAGCTCAAGCCAGGCTTCTCCAGGACTGTGAGGCTGTACATCGCCAAG tgcCATAAAGAGCTGGGAAATCATTCTGAGGCCAGACGCTGGGCACAGCTGGCCCTGACCATGCCTGCCAACAGCCCCCAG GAGACTGGCATCTCTCTGCTGGAGGAGGAGTTGCAGGCTTTGATTGACAGCACAGTAGACCTGTTGCTCTGA